A genomic window from Quercus lobata isolate SW786 chromosome 10, ValleyOak3.0 Primary Assembly, whole genome shotgun sequence includes:
- the LOC115965131 gene encoding uncharacterized protein LOC115965131, whose translation MKPPRFEKEIRGFLGKVQYISRLIAQLTMTCEPLFRLLKKEVPIVWNEQCQEAFEKIKNYLMKPQILVPSVPKKPLLLYLTTTNTTIGASLAQYLEESMKENAIYYISKKMLAFEEKYSPLEKTCVALVWATRKLRHLCLLSRSC comes from the coding sequence ATGAAGCCTCCCAGGTTTGAGAAGGAGATTCGAGGGTTTCTAGGGAAAGTACAGTACATTAGCAGACTCATAGCCCAACTCACCATGACATGTGAGCCACTTTTCCGACTGCTCAAGAAGGAAGTTCCTATAGTGTGGAACGAACAATGTCAAGAAGCTTTTGAAAAGATTAAGAATTATCTGATGAAGCCACAAATACTGGTCCCATCGGTACCTAAAAAGCCATTATTGTTGTATCTCACAACTACAAATACAACAATAGGGGCTTCGCTTGCTCAATACCTAGAGGAGTCTATGAAGGAGAATGCGATCTACTACATTAGTAAGAAGATGTTGGCTTTTGAAGAAAAGTATTCACCACTTGAGAAGACATGTGTAGCACTTGTATGGGCAACCCGTAAACTCAGACATTTATGCCTGCTTTCAAGGTCTTGTTGA